The following nucleotide sequence is from uncultured Draconibacterium sp..
CCTTTTTCGCCGGGAGACAAAAATACCTCACGGCCTTCCATTTCAGGGTTATCGTTTTTACTGATTACCTGAACTTTACCTGTTTCAACAATAACCTCAACAGTTTCTGCGTCCGGGTATGCACTAACGTTAAAAGAGGTACCTAAAACTTTAACCTGTGCATTGCCGGCGTTAATTACAAACGGTTTTTCGGGATTACGCTGAACATCGAAAAATGCTTCGCCAATGATGGTAACTTCGCGGGTGTTGCCTTTAAATTTTTTCGGAAACAACAGTTTCGAATCGTTGTTTAAAGTAACCACCGAACCATCGGGTAAAACATATTCGTTCAGCACCTGATCTTTGGCCGAGATCGTCTCGCTGTAATAAGCCTTGTCCGGGTTGCGGAAACCAAGGTAATATGCAACTGAACCCAATAAAAGTGCGATAACAACTATTGCAGCATATTTGTAAAATTGTGCAATAACCTCCTTTCTTGATTTTTGTAGCTGAATAGATCGAACTTTAGCAGGGCTTAATTGTGTATGTACAGATTTCCAGGCGGCTTCGTTATCGAATTTTCTCGCCTGGTAATAGGAATCTACTTTGTTGAGCATGTTTTTATACTGCTCAAACTCCGCCTGGTTTTTATCAGAATGATTAATCCAGGTCTCCACCTCGTTATTTTCCTGCAAACTGGTTTCGTTATTTAAATACTTGGTAACCAGTTCCCAGTCAAATTTTTCTATGTTCTCCATTTTTCCCATCTCGCTTTAATGACAATACACAATTAATTTACCCCTAAACTTTTTTCGTCCTGCTAACAAAAAAGTAGAAGATGAAGGTGTTATATTTTTTTAATTTATCTCGTAATGATTTGATTGCCAAACTCATTTGTGCCTCAACTGTTTTTATTGAAATATTTAGTTTTTCGGCAATTTCGCGGTATTTTAATCCTTCCTCGCGGCTCAACCTGAATATTTCACGACGTTTTTCCGGTAGTTCTTCAATACTTTTGGCAATGTCGGCAGCCAGGTCAACTTCAATATAATCGTTGTTAAAGTTACTCGTTTCCGATTCGGCAATCACTTTTTGAGCGTGCTGTAATTTTATATTGTTATGTTTAATGTGGTTCAGGCAAAGGTTTTTTACCGAGCGAAA
It contains:
- a CDS encoding FecR domain-containing protein, with the translated sequence MENIEKFDWELVTKYLNNETSLQENNEVETWINHSDKNQAEFEQYKNMLNKVDSYYQARKFDNEAAWKSVHTQLSPAKVRSIQLQKSRKEVIAQFYKYAAIVVIALLLGSVAYYLGFRNPDKAYYSETISAKDQVLNEYVLPDGSVVTLNNDSKLLFPKKFKGNTREVTIIGEAFFDVQRNPEKPFVINAGNAQVKVLGTSFNVSAYPDAETVEVIVETGKVQVISKNDNPEMEGREVFLSPGEKGTLHLSNRELMKTVNSDPNFLAWKTHDLIFNTVPLHEVVECLEKAYHIDIDVMEPELNDLLYEGHFDQKPVDFVLNVIRLTFDLDLSVEGKHYTLMSRTNNQ
- a CDS encoding RNA polymerase sigma-70 factor, translated to MNSFEENRLFENIQQGDEKAFEKLFKLYYGYLSNFATKIINDDVAAEEIVQDFFVKFWERRSDLKVETSLKNYLFRSVKNLCLNHIKHNNIKLQHAQKVIAESETSNFNNDYIEVDLAADIAKSIEELPEKRREIFRLSREEGLKYREIAEKLNISIKTVEAQMSLAIKSLRDKLKKYNTFIFYFFVSRTKKV